In Populus nigra chromosome 10, ddPopNigr1.1, whole genome shotgun sequence, the following proteins share a genomic window:
- the LOC133704355 gene encoding dephospho-CoA kinase-like produces the protein MRIVGLTGGISSGKSTVSNLFKSHGIPVVDADIVARDVLRKGTGGYKGVVAAFGEDILQANGEVDRPKLGQIVFSDPGKRQLLNRLLAPYISSGIFWEILSLWLKGYKVIVLDIPLLFEAKMDKWTKPITVVWVDTETQLQRLMARDRINEEDARNRINAQMSLDLKRSQANIVIDNSGSLEDLEEQFQKVLVQVTRPLTWTEFWLSRQGAFSALVFTVIGVVAGKNVLSKL, from the exons ATGAGGATAGTGGGATTGACAGGTGGAATCTCATCGGGAAAGAGTACTGTCTCTAATCTTTTCAAGTCCCATGGCATTCCTGTCGTTGATGCTGATATTGTTGCTCGG GATGTACTGAGGAAAGGCACCGGTGGATATAAGGGGGTGGTTGCAGCATTTGGAGAGGACATACTGCAAGCTAATGGGGAAGTTGATAGGCCAAAGCTGGGCCAGATTGTGTTTTCTGACCCCGGGAAGCGTCAGCTTCTCAATCG GCTTTTGGCTCCTTATATATCCTCTGGCATCTTTTGGGAAATTTTGAGTTTATGGTTGAAGGGTTATAAGGTAATTGTCTTAGACATCCCTTTGCTGTTCGAAGCCAAGATGGATAAGTGGACAAAACCCATTACTGTTGTATGGGTTGACACTGAAACACAGCTTCAGCGACTCATGGCAAGAGACAGAATCAACGAGGAAGATGCCAGGAATAGAATAAACGCGCAGATGTCCCTGGATTTGAAAAGGTCACAGGCTAATATTGTCATTGACAACTCTGGCTCCTTGGAGGACCTGGAGGAACAGTTTCAGAAGGTATTGGTCCAGGTTACCAGGCCTTTGACGTGGACTGAATTCTGGCTTTCAAGACAGGGAGCCTTCTCGGCTCTTGTGTTCACTGTTATTGGAGTAGTTGCTGGAAAAAATGTTCTTAGCAAATTATAG
- the LOC133704354 gene encoding ubiquitin-conjugating enzyme E2 14: MAASQASLLLQKQLRDLCKKPVDGFSAGLVDESDVFEWSVSIMGPPDTLYEGGFFNAIMSFPKNYPNSPPTVRFTSEMWHPNVYPDGKVCISILHPPGDDPNGYELATERWSPVHTVESIVLSIISMLSGPNDESPANVDAAKQWRDSREEFRKRVSRCVRKSQEML, encoded by the exons ATGGCCGCGTCTCAAGCAAGTCTCCTGTTGCAAAAGCAATtgagag ATCTCTGCAAGAAACCCGTTGATGGATTCTCTGCTGGCTTGGTTGACGAAAGCGACGTGTTTGAATGGAGCGTCTCAATTATGGGACCCCCTGATACTTTGTA TGAAGGGGGTTTCTTCAATGCCATCATGAGCTTTCCAAAGAACTATCCAAATAGTCCTCCAACAGTCAGGTTCACCTCAGAGATGTGGCATCCGAATG TTTACCCAGACGGAAAGGTTTGTATATCGATTCTTCATCCACCTGGTGATGACCCAAACGGCTATGAGCTTGCGACTGAGCGCTGGAGTCCAGTCCATACT GTTGAAAGCATCGTTTTGAGCATTATATCAATGCTTTCCGGTCCTAACGACGAGTCTCCTGCAAATGTTGATGCTGCG AAACAATGGAGAGATAGCAGGGAGGAGTTCAGGAAGAGAGTAAGTCGATGTGTTAGAAAATCTCAAGAAATGTTGTGA
- the LOC133704353 gene encoding ubiquitin-conjugating enzyme E2 7-like, with amino-acid sequence MAASQASLLLQKQLRNLCKNPVDGFSAGLIDENNVFEWNVTIIGPPDTLYEGGFFNATMSFPQNYPVSPPTVRFTSEVWHPNVYANGKVCISILHPPGDDPNGYELATERWSPVHTVESIVLSIISMLSSPNDESPANVDAAKQWRENRDEFKKKVSRCVRKSQEMM; translated from the exons ATGGCCGCTTCTCAAGCAAGTCTCCTCCTGCAAAAGCAGCTGAGAA ATCTATGCAAGAATCCAGTTGATGGATTCTCTGCTGGTTTGATTGATGAAAATAACGTGTTTGAATGGAACGTTACAATCATAGGACCCCCTGATACCTTATA TGAAGGGGGGTTCTTCAATGCCACCATGAGCTTTCCACAGAATTATCCAGTGAGTCCTCCAACTGTCAGGTTTACCTCAGAGGTGTGGCATCCGAATG TTTATGCCAATGGAAAAGTTTGCATATCAATTCTTCACCCACCTGGTGATGACCCAAATGGCTATGAGCTTGCTACTGAGCGCTGGAGTCCAGTTCATACA GTTGAGAGCATTGTTTTAAGCATCATATCAATGCTTTCTAGTCCAAATGACGAATCTCCTGCAAATGTTGATGCTGCG AAACAATGGAGAGAGAATAGAGACGAGTTCAAGAAGAAAGTAAGCCGATGCGTGAGAAAGTCACAAGAAATGATGTGA